TGGAAACCGTGGAGTTGGGCTTCGATCTCGATCCCGCGCGCACCATCGTCGCCAACCGCGTCACGCTGCGCCACAATCCCGACAGCAAGAGCCGCGACATCGTCCTGCATGGCGAGGACATCGAACTGGTCGCGCTGCGCCTGAACGGCACCGAACTCAACCCCGGCCAGTACATACTGGGGGCGCACACGCTGACCATCAAGGCCGCCCCGCTCAATGCCGTGCTGGAAATCGAGACGACGTGCGTGCCGCAGGACAATACGACCCTGTCCGGCCTGTACGTCTCGAACGGCAGCTTCTACACCCAGTGCGAGGCGGAAGGCTTCCGCCGCATCACCTACTTCCCCGACCGTCCCGACGTGATGGCGAAGTACACCGTGATGCTGCGGGCGGACAAGGAAAAATACCCCGTGCTGCTGTCGAACGGCAACCTGGTCGAGGAAGGCGACCTGCCGGACGGCCGCCACTACGCCAAGTGGGAAGACCCGTTCAAGAAGCCGTCGTACCTGTTCGCGCTGGTGGCCGCCCGCCTGGTCTGCCAGGAAGAGACGTACACGCTGCAGTCGGGCCGCGAGGTGCTGCTGCAGGTGTGGGTGGAAGATGGCAACCTGGACAAGACCGACTACGCGATGCAGTCGCTGAAGAACTCGATCCGCTGGGACGAGGAGCGCTGGGGGCTGGAGCTGGACCTGGACCGCTTCATGATCGTCGCGGTGGGCGACTTCAACATGGGCGCGATGGAGAACAAGGGCCTGAACATCTTCAACACGAAGTTCGTGCTGGCCAATCCGTCCACCGCGACGGACGTCGACTTCGCGGGCATCGAGGCAGTCGTCGGCCACGAGTACTTCCACAACTGGACCGGCAACCGCGTCACGTGCCGCGACTGGTTCCAGCTGTCGCTGAAGGAAGGCCTGACGGTGTTCCGCGACCAGGAATTCTCGGCCGACATGATCGGCACGGCCAGCGGCCGCGCCGTGACCCGCATCGACCAGGTGCGCACATTGCGCCAGGCCCAGTTCCCCGAGGATGCGGGGCCGATGGCGCACCCGGTGCGGCCCGACTCGTTCGTCGAGATCAACAACTTCTACACGGTCACCGTGTACGAGAAGGGCGCTGAAGTGGTGCGGATGTATCAGACCCTGCTGGGCCGTGAGGCCTTCCGCAAAGGCATGGACCTGTACTTCGCGCGCCATGACGAGCAGGCCGTCACGTGCGACGACTTCCGCGCCGCGATGGCGTCGGCCAGCGGGCGCAACCTCGACCAGTTCGAGCGCTGGTACAGCCAGGCCGGTACGCCTGTCGTCACGGCCAGCACCAGTTATGACGCCGAGGGGCAGGCCTATGAACTGACCCTGGCGCAGCGCTGCCCGCCCACGCCGGGCCAGCCGACCAAGCTGCCGTTCCACATTCCCGTCGCCGTCGGCCTGCTGGGCGCGGACGGCTTCGACCTGGCGCTGAACCTGGAAGGCGAGACGACCGTCGTGCTGGAGTTGACCCAGGCGCAGCAGACCTTCCGGTTCGAGGGCATCCGCGAAGCGCCGACGCCGTCGCTGCTGCGCGACTTCTCCGCTCCCGTGATCCTGGAGTATCCGTACACCGACGACGAACTGGTGCACCTGTTCCGCCACGACAGCGATCCCGTCAACCGCTGGGAAGCGGGCCAGCGCCTGGCGATGACGCGCCTGTTGAAGCTGACGGCGGCCGTGCAGCAGGGCGCGGAGCTGGAGCTGGACTACGGCTTCATCGCGGCCCAGCGCGCGCTGCTGCTGGATGACGGCCTGGATGCGGCATTCCGCGAGCAGGCGCTGATCCTGCCATCCGAATCCGTGGTGGCCGACCAGATGGACGTGGTCGATCCGCGCGCCATCCACACGGCGCGCCAGTTCATGCGCAAGACCATCGCCACGGTGCTGCGCGCGGAGCTGTTGAACGCGTATGCGGCGAACGAAACGCCGGGGCCATACAGCCCGGATGCCATCTCGGCCGGCAAGCGCGGCCTGAAGAACCTGGCGCTGGCCTACCTGTGCGCCGCGCCGGATACGCACATCGTCGAACTGGCCCGCCGCCAGTTCGAGGGCGCGACCAATATGACGGACCGCGCCGCGGCGCTGGTGTCGTTGATCCACAGCGGCGCGGATGCCGAGCAGGCGCTGCGCAGCTTCTACGAGCAGTTCGAGCACGAGGCGCTGGTGGTGGACAAGTGGTTCGCGATCCAGGCCAACGCCCCGACGACGGACGTGGCGCGCGTGCGCGAGCTGATGCAGCATCCGGCCTTTACGTTGAAGACGCCGAACCGGGCCCGCAGCCTGCTGTTCAGCTTCTGCAACGGCAACCCGGCGCAGTTCCACGCACCGGACGGCAGCGGCTACGAATTCTGGGCCGAGCATGTCATCAAGCTCAATGCCCTGAATCCGCAGGTGGCGGCGCGCTTTGCCCGCACGATGGACCGCTGGCGTCGCTACGACCCGGCCCTGCAGGCGCACATGCGCGCCGCGCTGGAAAAGGTGGCGGGCGCGCAGAAGCTGTCCAACGACGTGCTGGAAGTCGTCAGCAAGGCGCTGTCCAACTGACGCTCATCAATACAGACGCGCGCGCCACCGGCGGTGGCGCCGCGCGCACGGTTTTTTACTTTCCAACCCAAGGGACTTCATGAAACGAATCAGCCTTACTCAACATCTCGTTGAGGAACAACGCCAGCACAACACGATCCCGGCCGAACTGCGCCTGCTGATCGAGGTGGTGGCCCGTGCGTGCAAGACGATCAGCCACTCCGTCGGCAAAGGCGCCCTGGGCGACGTGCTGGGCGCGCTGGAATCGGAAAACGTGCAAGGTGAAGTGCAGAAGAAGCTGGACGTGATCTCCAACGAGATCCTGCTGGAGGCGAACGAGTGGGGCGGCCACCTGGCGGCGATGGCGTCGGAAGAGATGGAATCGATCCACCAGATTCCGAACCGCTATCCGAAGGGCGAATACATGCTGCTGTTCGATCCGCTGGACGGCTCGTCGAACATCGACGTCAACGTCTCGATCGGCACCATCTTCTCCGTGCTGAAGGCGCCGGAAGGCATGGCGACGCCGACCGAGCAGGACTTCATGCAGCCGGGCAGCAAGCAGGTCGCCGCCGGCTACGCCGTGTACGGCCCGCAGACGATGCTGGTGCTGACGACCGGTAACGGCGTCAACTGCTTCACGCTGGACCGCGAGATGGGTTCGTGGGTGCTCACGCAGCGCAATATGCAGATTCCCGCGAAGACCAAGGAATTCGCCATCAACATGTCGAACCAGCGTCACTGGCATCCGCCCGTGCAGCGCTACATCAACGAACTGCTGGCCGGCACCACGGGCCCGCGCGGCACCGATTTCAATATGCGCTGGATCGCCTCGATGGTGGCGGACGTGCACCGCATCCTGAACCGCGGCGGCATCTTCATGTACCCGGCCGACATCCGCGACCCGAGCAAACCTGGCAAGCTGCGCCTGATGTACGAAGCGAACCCGATGGCGTTCATCGTCGAGCAGGCCGGCGGCATGGCAACGGACGGCAAGCACCGCATCCTGGACATCCAGCCGGAAAAACTGCACCAGCGCGTGCCGGTCTTCCTGGGCTCGCGCGACGAGGTGGCGGTGGTCACGGGCTACCACCACGCGTAAGCCGGCTGCTCGGTACTGCCGAGCACGAGGATTCATGCGGCCTGGCACCGGGGTCGTCGATAATTTGAAAAAATTTCGCATCAGACCCTAGTCAACCGCAAGAACAGTTGCTAAAATGTGGCCTCTTTCGATGCAGCACTGATCGAAACGAAACAAGGTTAAACAGGTTTCAAGGTTTAGCCGCTGTAGCTCAGTCGGTAGAGCAGCGCATTCGTAATGCGAAGGTCACCAGTTCGATTCCGGTCAGCGGCACCAAAAAAGTGAGAAGGGCCACCCAAGCGGGTGGCCCTTTTTGCATTGGACGCCCGCGCCGCCGGCACACCGATAGCGGCACAGACGTCACTTTTGGCTGTGTGAATGAAATTATCCCCTTATCATGTGTCTGGTCGATCATTTTTGCAGGGGACGGGAACATGAGCGCAGGCACATCCGCAACGGTCGATCTTTGGGCAGATGACCATCTGGGCCGCAAGGATGAGGCGGTCTACCTGACCAGCTACCTCGCCGCGCGTTATCGCGCCAAGGCATCGGAGGCCGGATTTGTTCTGGCCGTGAACGGCGATTGGGGCATGGGAAAGAGCTTCATGCTCGAGCGCTGGAGCAAGGACATGGAAGTCGCAGGCCACCCGGTCATCACGTTCAATTCCTGGGAAAACGATTTTACGCCGGAACCTCTGGTCGCTTTCATCGCTGAACTGGACAAAGGGCTTGCGCCTTCCTTCGCCAAATTGCCGCCGGCATCGCGACTTCGTGCAGCGTGGTACGAGCAAGCTAAGGCCGTCCTCGTTCCATGTCTCAAGGTTACCGGCATGGCGGTGCTCAAGCAGGCGGCCGGAATCGGTGCTTCGCAGTTGGACGATATATGGAATGCACGGGATGACGACGCGGAGGGCAACCCGCCTGCCAAGGATGGCGGCAGCGCTACCGCAGGGACTCATGCCGCCGGCAAAGGGAAGGACGACGCGAAGGATGACGATGCGAAATTCGACGCGAAGGGCTTGGGCGAAAAGCTCAACAAGGCGGTCGAAGAAACCCTCAAGGCGCACAACAATACGAAGCAGGCAATCAGCGCGTTCAAAAAACGCCTGGCCAGTCTGATCGAGCACCTGCGCAGCGAGGCAGGGGTCAGCCTGCCCGTGTACGTCTTCATCGACGAGCTCGATCGCTGCCGCCCTGACTATGCGATCCGGCTGCTCGAGGGAATCAAGCACCTGTTCGGCGTGCCTGGACTGCACTTCATAGTCGCCACCAACCTGACCGAACTGGCGCATTCCGTCCGCTCGGTCTATGGCGCCGGTTTTGCAGCGGAGCGCTATCTCAAGCGCTTTTTCGATATGGAGTACGCCCTCCCGGAGCCCGTAAGCGCAAGGTATGCCGAAGAGCTCATGACGCCCGTTGCCGGCTTGACGCAAGCGACCTTCATCACGGGATTCGAGACGCTGTATGCGCCCGGCACGTTTTCGGCCAAGGCACTTCCGTACCTGTTCGATAACTACGCAATCGGATTCGAGCTTTCGTTGCGCGATCAAGCCCAGGTTGCTCGTATCCTCGAGGCGGCCCTGTTGTCATTGGGAACTACGCCCGTGCATATACACTTCCTGGTATTCCTGGCGATGCTGTATCAAAAGAACTCGCAGGTTTACCAGAGGGTCTTGAAGGCGAAAAATATCGAAGGACCGACCGGGTTCGCGGCGGCCTGTCCGCGAATGGATACGACCGAGTTATTGGTGCCTACCGAATACAATTCCGGCGACCATGAGTTTATCAAGCTGACCGATATCGCAAACGTATACTTCGACTTCATCGGCTACCGGGACGCGTCGCATGCCAGCGCATCGCCAGATGTGTTCCCGTCGAACCTGTACCAGCGCATGATGGGAGACGACACAGCGCGCGCGACGATCAACCGTTACCTGGAAGTGGTTCGCCACGCGGGCCGGTTCTCGAAATAGTGCGGGGATTGGAGACAAGGCACCGCAGCCTGCACCGAGCAGGGCAACCACCTCCGCGCAAAGCGGATCAAGCCCGCAGCGCCCCCTTTGCCCCCGCCACATACCGCTCGCTGACCGGCAGCTCAACCCCGTCGGCCAGCGTCAGGACACAACCTCCGTCGGCCACCTGCCGCAAACTCGCCATCAGCGCGCGCCGCACGAGAATACGCCGGTGGATGCGCAGGAACTCGGCCGGGTCCAGGTAGCGCTCCAGTTCCGCCAGCGTGCTCCGGTGCAGGAAGGTCCGTTCGGGCAGGTGCAGCTCCACGTAATTGCCGGCCGTCTCGATCCACCGCACGTCCGCCAGCGCGACGCGGTCCATGCGGCCGACGGAGCGCACCGTCACTTCGCGCCAGTAGCCAGGCACCGGGGCGACGAACTGGCGCAGCGCGGCCGTGTACGCGGCCCGTTGCCGCAGCAGCGCGCCCGCGCGTTCCAGCGCTTGCCGCAAGCGCTCCTCGCTGACCGGCTTGACGAGGTAATCGAGGGCATGCACGTCGAAGGCATCCAGTGCGTGGCCGCGATGCGCGGTGACGAAGATGACGAGCGGCGGCAGGTCGCCGCGACTGAGCTCGCGCGCCAGGTCGAGGCCCGTCTCCACCGGCATCTGCACGTCCAGCAGCACGATGTCCGCACTGTCCGTCGCCAGCAACGCGCGGGCGGCATTCGCGCTGGCGCATTCTCCGGCCACCTGCCAGCCAGGCAGCGCCTGCAGCGCCAGGCGCAGGTTGATGCGCGCGTGCGCTTCGTCGTCCACGATCAGTACCCGCAGCGGCGCGCTCATTGCGCCGCGTTCCAAGGCAGCGACAATTCGGCGGCGAAGCGGCCGCCCACGTGCGCCGTCACCAGGGTCGCGGCGTCGCCGTACGCCAGTTGCAGGCGCGCGCGGATGCCGCGCAAGCCGATGCCCAGGCCGGCCTGCGGTGCCGCATGTGCGCGTACCGGATTGGTGACGCGCACCAGCAGCCGCGTGCCTTCGCGCACAAACGTGACGGCGATGTCGCTGGCCTCGTCATGGCATTCGAGGTCGTGCCGCAGCGCGTTCTCCACCAGCGGCTGCAGCAGCATCGGCGGGCATTCGATGCCGTCGTCCAGCAGGTCGACGCCGTCGATGCGCACCCGCAGCCGGTCGCCGAAGCGCAGGCGCTGCAGGTCCAGGTAGTGGTGCACGAACGCCAGCTCCTGCGTCATGTGTATCCAGTCGCGCGTACTGTTCGACAGCGCGTAGTGCAGCAGGTTGCCCAGGCGTTCCAGGCCGTCCAGGGCGACGGGCTTGTCGTCGGTCCGCACCACCGCGCCGATGGCGCTCAAGGTATTGAAGATGAAGTGCGGTTCGAGCTGGCCGCGCAGGGCGGCGAGGCGCTGGCGTTCCAGCGACAGCCTGGCCCGCGCCAGTTCGGCGTCCTGGC
This is a stretch of genomic DNA from Pseudoduganella chitinolytica. It encodes these proteins:
- a CDS encoding KAP family P-loop NTPase fold protein, producing MSAGTSATVDLWADDHLGRKDEAVYLTSYLAARYRAKASEAGFVLAVNGDWGMGKSFMLERWSKDMEVAGHPVITFNSWENDFTPEPLVAFIAELDKGLAPSFAKLPPASRLRAAWYEQAKAVLVPCLKVTGMAVLKQAAGIGASQLDDIWNARDDDAEGNPPAKDGGSATAGTHAAGKGKDDAKDDDAKFDAKGLGEKLNKAVEETLKAHNNTKQAISAFKKRLASLIEHLRSEAGVSLPVYVFIDELDRCRPDYAIRLLEGIKHLFGVPGLHFIVATNLTELAHSVRSVYGAGFAAERYLKRFFDMEYALPEPVSARYAEELMTPVAGLTQATFITGFETLYAPGTFSAKALPYLFDNYAIGFELSLRDQAQVARILEAALLSLGTTPVHIHFLVFLAMLYQKNSQVYQRVLKAKNIEGPTGFAAACPRMDTTELLVPTEYNSGDHEFIKLTDIANVYFDFIGYRDASHASASPDVFPSNLYQRMMGDDTARATINRYLEVVRHAGRFSK
- the pepN gene encoding aminopeptidase N encodes the protein MRTDSPQTIYRKDYTPPSYLVETVELGFDLDPARTIVANRVTLRHNPDSKSRDIVLHGEDIELVALRLNGTELNPGQYILGAHTLTIKAAPLNAVLEIETTCVPQDNTTLSGLYVSNGSFYTQCEAEGFRRITYFPDRPDVMAKYTVMLRADKEKYPVLLSNGNLVEEGDLPDGRHYAKWEDPFKKPSYLFALVAARLVCQEETYTLQSGREVLLQVWVEDGNLDKTDYAMQSLKNSIRWDEERWGLELDLDRFMIVAVGDFNMGAMENKGLNIFNTKFVLANPSTATDVDFAGIEAVVGHEYFHNWTGNRVTCRDWFQLSLKEGLTVFRDQEFSADMIGTASGRAVTRIDQVRTLRQAQFPEDAGPMAHPVRPDSFVEINNFYTVTVYEKGAEVVRMYQTLLGREAFRKGMDLYFARHDEQAVTCDDFRAAMASASGRNLDQFERWYSQAGTPVVTASTSYDAEGQAYELTLAQRCPPTPGQPTKLPFHIPVAVGLLGADGFDLALNLEGETTVVLELTQAQQTFRFEGIREAPTPSLLRDFSAPVILEYPYTDDELVHLFRHDSDPVNRWEAGQRLAMTRLLKLTAAVQQGAELELDYGFIAAQRALLLDDGLDAAFREQALILPSESVVADQMDVVDPRAIHTARQFMRKTIATVLRAELLNAYAANETPGPYSPDAISAGKRGLKNLALAYLCAAPDTHIVELARRQFEGATNMTDRAAALVSLIHSGADAEQALRSFYEQFEHEALVVDKWFAIQANAPTTDVARVRELMQHPAFTLKTPNRARSLLFSFCNGNPAQFHAPDGSGYEFWAEHVIKLNALNPQVAARFARTMDRWRRYDPALQAHMRAALEKVAGAQKLSNDVLEVVSKALSN
- a CDS encoding sensor histidine kinase, translated to MTNAPAPGTNAARALLYCAAMNRPPSLPVWLRALLVNFGLWTGLCALAGMTTYSDAAHDGDPRGYVEMTLGWWYGYLAMMVQSWLLYLLYRGRPGWLATPARIAAGYAVYIAACAPFALLGLALRRCFKFGMAPTLTNVLHYCAAMDKFEWFVVFVLLTLAFGTVVASLLWRQRRRQDAELARARLSLERQRLAALRGQLEPHFIFNTLSAIGAVVRTDDKPVALDGLERLGNLLHYALSNSTRDWIHMTQELAFVHHYLDLQRLRFGDRLRVRIDGVDLLDDGIECPPMLLQPLVENALRHDLECHDEASDIAVTFVREGTRLLVRVTNPVRAHAAPQAGLGIGLRGIRARLQLAYGDAATLVTAHVGGRFAAELSLPWNAAQ
- a CDS encoding LytR/AlgR family response regulator transcription factor; the encoded protein is MSAPLRVLIVDDEAHARINLRLALQALPGWQVAGECASANAARALLATDSADIVLLDVQMPVETGLDLARELSRGDLPPLVIFVTAHRGHALDAFDVHALDYLVKPVSEERLRQALERAGALLRQRAAYTAALRQFVAPVPGYWREVTVRSVGRMDRVALADVRWIETAGNYVELHLPERTFLHRSTLAELERYLDPAEFLRIHRRILVRRALMASLRQVADGGCVLTLADGVELPVSERYVAGAKGALRA
- a CDS encoding class 1 fructose-bisphosphatase — protein: MKRISLTQHLVEEQRQHNTIPAELRLLIEVVARACKTISHSVGKGALGDVLGALESENVQGEVQKKLDVISNEILLEANEWGGHLAAMASEEMESIHQIPNRYPKGEYMLLFDPLDGSSNIDVNVSIGTIFSVLKAPEGMATPTEQDFMQPGSKQVAAGYAVYGPQTMLVLTTGNGVNCFTLDREMGSWVLTQRNMQIPAKTKEFAINMSNQRHWHPPVQRYINELLAGTTGPRGTDFNMRWIASMVADVHRILNRGGIFMYPADIRDPSKPGKLRLMYEANPMAFIVEQAGGMATDGKHRILDIQPEKLHQRVPVFLGSRDEVAVVTGYHHA